A genomic segment from Yimella sp. cx-51 encodes:
- a CDS encoding replication-associated recombination protein A, whose product MSDDLFAASADLASADTLPPLAVRMRPRSLDEVRGQRDVLRVGSPLRRLIEGAGGAAGPVSAILWGPPGTGKTTLAHLVAGATGRKFVELSAINAGVKDVRLVLDQAVREKSLYGRDTLLFLDEIHRFSKAQQDALLPGVENRTIILVAATTENPSFSIIAPLLSRSVLVTLTSLTDADVQDLVTDAVADQRGLAGDFTLAEDALDHLVRMAGGDARRSLTALEASAGVALDRDPSTKPTPITLPDVEQAIATAAVRYDKTGDQHYDVASAFIKSMRGSDVDAALHYLARMLEAGEDPRFIARRVVISASEEIGMADPTALQTAVAAMHAVAQIGMPEARLVLAQAVVHNCLAPKSNATYAAINAAIADVRAGKLGAVPAHLRGSSYSGAGELGHGKGYRYSHDEPNAVGHQQFLPDALVDSADYYHASDRGWEATLGARWDSLRSTIRGRQM is encoded by the coding sequence GTGTCAGATGATCTCTTCGCCGCCTCCGCCGATCTCGCGTCTGCCGACACCTTGCCTCCGCTGGCGGTGCGGATGCGGCCGCGGTCGCTGGACGAGGTGCGCGGGCAGCGTGACGTGCTGCGGGTCGGCAGTCCGCTGCGCCGGCTCATCGAAGGAGCCGGGGGAGCGGCCGGCCCGGTGTCGGCCATCCTGTGGGGGCCGCCCGGCACCGGCAAGACCACCCTCGCCCACCTCGTGGCCGGCGCGACCGGGCGCAAGTTCGTGGAGCTGTCGGCAATCAACGCCGGCGTCAAGGACGTGCGCCTCGTGCTCGACCAGGCGGTGCGGGAGAAGTCGCTCTACGGACGCGACACCCTGCTCTTCCTCGACGAAATCCACCGGTTCAGCAAGGCGCAGCAGGATGCACTACTGCCCGGAGTCGAGAACCGCACCATCATCCTCGTCGCGGCCACCACCGAGAATCCGTCGTTCTCCATCATCGCTCCGTTGCTGTCGCGCTCGGTGTTGGTGACCCTGACCTCGCTGACCGACGCGGACGTCCAAGATCTGGTAACCGATGCCGTGGCTGACCAGCGCGGGCTCGCGGGTGACTTCACCCTGGCTGAGGACGCCCTCGACCACTTGGTGCGGATGGCCGGCGGCGACGCGCGTCGATCGCTGACGGCTCTGGAAGCCTCCGCCGGCGTGGCCCTCGACCGCGACCCGTCCACGAAACCGACACCGATCACGCTGCCTGATGTCGAGCAGGCGATCGCGACCGCAGCGGTGCGTTACGACAAGACCGGCGACCAGCACTACGACGTCGCGTCAGCTTTCATCAAGTCGATGCGCGGTAGTGATGTGGACGCCGCTCTGCACTACCTGGCCCGCATGCTCGAAGCCGGTGAAGACCCACGCTTCATCGCCCGGCGCGTGGTGATCTCCGCATCGGAGGAGATCGGGATGGCCGATCCGACCGCGCTGCAAACGGCGGTGGCGGCGATGCACGCCGTTGCCCAGATCGGTATGCCCGAAGCGCGACTTGTACTGGCGCAAGCCGTGGTACACAACTGCCTGGCTCCGAAGTCGAATGCCACCTACGCCGCAATCAACGCGGCGATCGCCGACGTGAGGGCGGGCAAGCTGGGCGCTGTGCCAGCACACTTGCGAGGTTCGAGCTACTCGGGAGCCGGGGAACTCGGGCACGGCAAGGGCTACCGCTACTCCCATGATGAGCCGAATGCCGTTGGGCACCAACAGTTTCTGCCGGACGCGCTGGTCGACTCTGCGGACTATTATCATGCCTCCGATCGTGGTTGGGAGGCGACCCTCGGGGCGCGTTGGGACAGCCTCCGAAGCACGATTCGCGGTCGGCAAATGTGA
- a CDS encoding ABC transporter ATP-binding protein: MNSSTGSTAGAATRSRGERARSGQTVLEVTDLAVQFPTADGLVNAVNGVSYTVEAGRTLAIVGESGSGKSVSSMAVMGLHDMRRTRISGSILLDGQELVGASPATFRKLRSQTAAMIFQDPQSSFHPFKKVGAQLAEAYLAHHKVSKQVAAKRAVEMLDRVGIPNPQRRAKQYPHEFSGGMRQRAMIALGLINDPKLLIADEPTTALDVTVQAQILDLINDLQKEFGSAIILITHDLAVVAEVSDDVLVMYGGRGVEFGTTAEVLATPRHPYTWGLLGSVPSLTSDPNEPLRPVRGNPPSLLNLPKGCSFNPRCDFSSRVPGEKCFTVLPEFEPVPGEPGRLTRCHLTEPAEIFATEVAPKLGM; encoded by the coding sequence ATGAATTCGTCCACCGGCAGCACGGCCGGGGCCGCGACGCGGAGTCGTGGAGAGCGCGCGCGCAGTGGCCAGACCGTGCTGGAAGTGACCGACCTCGCGGTGCAGTTCCCGACCGCCGATGGCTTGGTCAACGCCGTCAACGGGGTGAGCTACACCGTCGAGGCCGGACGCACTCTGGCCATCGTGGGTGAGTCGGGATCAGGTAAGAGTGTCTCGAGCATGGCCGTCATGGGCCTGCACGACATGCGCCGCACCCGGATCTCCGGCTCGATTCTGCTGGATGGACAGGAGTTGGTCGGAGCATCGCCGGCTACCTTCCGCAAGCTGCGCAGTCAGACGGCGGCGATGATCTTCCAGGACCCGCAGTCCAGCTTCCACCCTTTTAAGAAGGTGGGTGCCCAGCTCGCCGAGGCGTACCTGGCCCACCACAAGGTGAGCAAGCAGGTGGCTGCCAAGCGCGCCGTCGAAATGCTCGACCGGGTGGGTATCCCCAACCCGCAGCGCCGGGCCAAGCAGTACCCGCACGAGTTCTCGGGCGGTATGCGGCAGCGCGCGATGATCGCGCTCGGATTGATCAATGACCCCAAGTTGCTCATCGCCGATGAGCCGACGACAGCGCTGGACGTCACCGTGCAGGCGCAGATCCTCGACCTCATCAACGATCTGCAGAAGGAATTCGGCTCCGCCATCATCCTCATCACCCACGACCTCGCAGTCGTCGCCGAAGTCTCTGACGACGTCCTGGTGATGTACGGCGGACGCGGTGTCGAGTTCGGCACCACCGCCGAGGTGCTCGCGACGCCGCGCCATCCCTACACGTGGGGCCTGCTGGGGTCGGTGCCCTCGCTGACCTCCGACCCGAACGAGCCGCTGCGGCCGGTGCGTGGCAACCCGCCCAGCCTGCTCAACCTGCCGAAGGGTTGCTCGTTCAACCCGCGCTGTGATTTCAGCTCCCGGGTGCCGGGGGAGAAGTGTTTCACCGTGCTGCCGGAGTTCGAGCCGGTGCCGGGTGAGCCGGGACGATTGACCCGATGCCACCTCACCGAGCCCGCCGAGATCTTCGCGACCGAGGTCGCACCGAAGCTGGGGATGTGA
- a CDS encoding ABC transporter ATP-binding protein, whose protein sequence is MADLNKNNNTDRADSTDAGAQRYDDVNLARAGQAPSVVHERQATSGREPLMVVKDLVKHFPIKEYTGVFPTTLQVRAVDGVSFDLAAGETLGLVGESGCGKTTTGRLITRLIEPTSGSIEFQGKDITHMKEKQLRPLRRDIQLIFQDPYGSLNPRFTVQTIIGTPLELHNMVPKNQIKARVQELLELVGLNPEHVNRYPNEFSGGQRQRIGIARALAVEPKVIVADEPVSALDVSIQAQVMNLMAKLRRELNIAFVFIAHDLGVVRHFCDRVGVMYLGKMMELGDREQIYGAPEHPYTQALLSAAPDLDVVRGAQPGERIRLVGDVPSPIDPPSGCRFRTRCWKKQDICETEEPLIKGDGASPLGHGIACHFPEKKTDLTAQVEDVSA, encoded by the coding sequence ATGGCTGATTTGAACAAGAACAACAACACCGATCGTGCTGACAGCACCGACGCTGGTGCCCAGCGCTACGACGACGTGAACCTCGCCAGGGCCGGGCAGGCGCCGTCGGTGGTTCACGAGCGTCAGGCAACCAGTGGGCGTGAGCCGTTGATGGTGGTCAAGGACCTCGTCAAGCACTTCCCGATTAAGGAATACACCGGCGTCTTCCCGACCACCCTGCAGGTGCGGGCGGTCGACGGCGTGAGCTTCGACCTCGCCGCGGGTGAGACCCTCGGCCTGGTGGGCGAATCAGGTTGTGGCAAGACCACCACCGGACGCCTGATCACCCGTCTCATCGAGCCCACCAGCGGTTCGATCGAGTTCCAGGGCAAAGACATCACCCACATGAAGGAGAAGCAGTTGCGGCCTTTGCGTCGCGACATCCAGCTGATCTTCCAGGACCCCTACGGTTCGCTGAACCCCCGCTTCACCGTGCAGACGATCATCGGTACGCCGCTGGAACTGCACAACATGGTGCCCAAGAACCAGATCAAGGCGCGGGTGCAGGAGCTCCTGGAGTTGGTGGGCCTCAACCCCGAGCACGTCAACCGTTACCCGAACGAGTTCTCCGGCGGTCAGCGCCAGCGCATCGGTATCGCCCGTGCGCTCGCGGTGGAGCCCAAGGTGATCGTGGCCGACGAGCCGGTCTCGGCTCTGGACGTCTCGATCCAGGCCCAGGTGATGAACCTGATGGCGAAGCTGCGCCGGGAGCTCAACATCGCCTTCGTCTTCATCGCCCACGACCTCGGCGTGGTGCGGCACTTCTGTGACCGTGTCGGCGTGATGTACCTCGGCAAGATGATGGAACTCGGCGACCGCGAGCAGATCTACGGCGCGCCCGAGCACCCGTACACGCAGGCGCTGCTGTCGGCCGCGCCCGACCTGGACGTGGTGCGCGGCGCGCAGCCCGGTGAGCGCATCCGCCTGGTCGGCGACGTGCCGAGCCCGATCGACCCGCCGAGTGGTTGTCGTTTCCGCACCCGTTGCTGGAAGAAGCAGGACATCTGCGAAACCGAAGAGCCGTTGATCAAGGGCGACGGAGCCAGTCCGCTCGGCCACGGCATCGCCTGCCACTTCCCGGAGAAGAAGACCGACCTCACCGCACAGGTGGAGGACGTCAGCGCATAA
- a CDS encoding ABC transporter substrate-binding protein has product MRWTKVVALAAAGSLSLAACGGGGDSKTSGSSGSNASNSALGDQFEKVPASAAFQPDAKGPAAEISGAKKGGTLTLNVNSIPENTDPSTQYYQDTAAILRLTTRTLTQYLTKDGKSVLVPDMATNLGEQSKDGLTWKFTLKKGLKYEDGSEIKASDIAYSVKRSFATEEMPGGPEFQMEYLKGGDKYKGPWKSGDNFEGVKADDAAGTLEFNLTKRMQTFPYFAAFTMFGAIPKAKDTKTNYQLKWVATGPYKIKSYAKGSKLVLEKNTNWDAASDPARHQNVDTYEFNFGRDIPTTAKSIMADNGTDQTTLSYDGVDASILSDAMGSKAKQVATGPSPCVTYITMDSVKVPLEVRKAIATAWPYNQIRIAGGATKFDYTPASTISAPQVPGFEKFSLPNLTGQGNGDPEKAKQMLSAAGKSGFELSYYYRSDDDTAKKVEAVRKPLLEKAGFKVKSIGVSGTELRKKRREPEHKVNLMQGVNGWCYDWPAGDSIYPPLFKSTNKINGGVGNLKDPALDKEMAAISALPIDQQGAKWTAFDKKILEQHLPALPVSNDKGAVIFGTKVHNVQIDPNAGMPDLTSIWVG; this is encoded by the coding sequence ATGCGCTGGACCAAGGTGGTCGCCCTCGCGGCGGCAGGTTCACTCTCACTGGCTGCGTGTGGCGGCGGTGGCGACTCGAAGACGTCGGGCAGCAGCGGAAGCAACGCGTCCAACTCCGCACTGGGCGACCAGTTCGAGAAGGTACCCGCGAGCGCTGCTTTCCAGCCGGACGCCAAGGGTCCTGCAGCGGAGATTTCCGGTGCGAAGAAGGGCGGCACGCTGACCCTCAACGTCAACTCCATCCCGGAGAACACCGACCCCTCGACGCAGTACTACCAGGACACCGCGGCCATCCTGCGTCTCACGACGCGCACGTTGACCCAGTACCTCACCAAGGACGGCAAGTCGGTGCTCGTGCCCGACATGGCCACCAACCTCGGTGAGCAGTCCAAGGACGGTCTGACCTGGAAGTTCACCCTGAAGAAGGGCCTGAAGTACGAAGACGGCTCGGAGATCAAGGCTTCCGACATCGCCTACTCGGTGAAGCGTTCCTTCGCCACCGAGGAAATGCCCGGCGGCCCGGAATTCCAGATGGAATACCTCAAGGGCGGTGACAAGTACAAGGGTCCGTGGAAGTCGGGTGACAACTTCGAGGGTGTCAAGGCCGACGACGCCGCCGGCACGCTTGAGTTCAACCTGACCAAGCGGATGCAGACCTTCCCGTACTTCGCTGCGTTCACGATGTTCGGTGCCATTCCCAAGGCCAAGGACACCAAGACCAACTACCAGCTGAAGTGGGTCGCGACCGGTCCCTACAAGATCAAGAGCTACGCCAAGGGATCGAAGCTGGTCCTGGAGAAGAACACGAACTGGGACGCCGCCTCCGACCCGGCCCGTCACCAGAACGTCGACACCTACGAGTTCAACTTCGGCCGTGACATCCCGACAACGGCGAAGTCGATCATGGCCGACAACGGCACCGACCAGACGACGCTGTCGTACGACGGTGTCGACGCCTCGATCCTCAGCGACGCGATGGGTTCGAAGGCCAAGCAGGTCGCGACCGGCCCGTCGCCGTGTGTGACCTACATCACAATGGACAGCGTGAAGGTTCCGCTGGAGGTGCGTAAGGCCATCGCTACCGCGTGGCCCTACAACCAGATCCGCATCGCCGGTGGCGCGACGAAGTTCGACTACACCCCGGCCTCGACCATCTCGGCTCCGCAGGTGCCGGGCTTCGAGAAGTTCAGCCTCCCCAACCTCACCGGCCAGGGCAACGGCGACCCGGAGAAGGCGAAGCAGATGCTGTCGGCCGCCGGTAAGTCGGGCTTCGAACTGTCGTACTACTACCGCAGTGACGACGACACCGCCAAGAAGGTCGAGGCCGTGCGTAAGCCGCTGCTGGAGAAGGCAGGCTTCAAGGTCAAGTCGATCGGTGTCTCGGGCACCGAGCTGCGCAAGAAGCGCCGCGAGCCCGAGCACAAGGTCAACCTGATGCAGGGCGTCAACGGCTGGTGCTACGACTGGCCGGCTGGTGACTCCATCTACCCGCCGCTGTTCAAGAGCACCAACAAGATCAACGGTGGCGTCGGCAACCTGAAGGACCCGGCGCTCGACAAGGAGATGGCCGCCATCTCCGCGCTGCCGATCGACCAGCAGGGTGCCAAGTGGACCGCCTTCGACAAGAAGATCCTCGAGCAGCACCTGCCGGCACTCCCAGTGTCGAACGACAAGGGTGCGGTCATCTTCGGTACGAAGGTGCACAACGTCCAGATCGACCCCAACGCCGGCATGCCGGACCTCACTTCGATCTGGGTCGGCTGA
- a CDS encoding ABC transporter permease, whose translation MSVNPQQIADAEGVAAAEAYADKPEEPGKQKVREGKSPLRIALERLRRDKIAIACIVVILLFILMAMFQDLITNIVGVDNENHQELLNPETTYPDFTASSAHPLGIEPGTGRDLFYRWVHGARPSLIVGIFAAAVTVIIGVTMGLLSGFLGGWVDRVISWFIDFLLSLPFLLMAFAIVPIAVARFGNPDTAGYVEPGKQSTIQFIAVIFILVLFGWPSLARLIRGEVLSLREREFVQAARALGAGPRRIVFREMLPNLLGPIIVNLTVLIPAFISIEAGMSLLGIGLQDPIVSWGQTISSGSKAFDTYPIWMWVPAMSIALLVLALSLLGDAVSDAFNPQTRR comes from the coding sequence ATGAGCGTCAACCCGCAGCAGATCGCGGACGCCGAAGGCGTCGCGGCCGCGGAGGCTTATGCCGATAAGCCGGAAGAACCAGGCAAGCAAAAGGTGCGGGAGGGTAAGTCGCCGCTGCGCATCGCGTTGGAGCGCCTGCGGCGCGACAAGATCGCCATTGCTTGCATCGTGGTCATCCTGTTGTTCATCCTCATGGCGATGTTCCAGGACCTCATCACCAACATCGTTGGTGTCGACAACGAGAACCACCAGGAACTGCTGAACCCTGAGACCACCTACCCCGACTTCACCGCGTCGTCGGCGCACCCCTTGGGCATCGAACCGGGCACCGGACGTGACCTCTTCTATCGCTGGGTGCACGGTGCGCGGCCCTCGCTCATCGTCGGCATCTTCGCCGCGGCGGTCACCGTGATCATCGGTGTGACGATGGGCTTGCTCTCCGGCTTCCTCGGCGGCTGGGTCGACCGCGTGATCTCGTGGTTCATCGACTTCCTGCTGTCGCTGCCCTTCCTGCTCATGGCCTTCGCCATCGTCCCCATCGCTGTGGCTCGCTTCGGCAACCCCGACACGGCTGGTTATGTCGAGCCCGGGAAGCAGTCGACCATTCAGTTCATCGCCGTCATCTTCATCCTGGTGCTGTTCGGCTGGCCTTCGCTGGCCCGCCTCATCCGAGGTGAGGTGCTGTCGCTGCGCGAACGCGAATTCGTCCAGGCGGCAAGGGCGCTCGGAGCAGGCCCGCGCCGCATCGTCTTCCGCGAGATGCTGCCGAATCTTCTCGGCCCGATCATCGTCAACCTCACCGTGCTGATCCCGGCGTTCATCTCGATCGAGGCGGGTATGTCGCTGCTCGGAATCGGCTTGCAAGACCCGATCGTGTCGTGGGGCCAGACCATTTCGTCCGGTTCGAAGGCCTTCGACACCTACCCGATCTGGATGTGGGTGCCGGCGATGAGCATCGCGTTGCTGGTGCTCGCGCTGAGCCTGCTCGGCGATGCCGTCTCGGATGCTTTCAACCCGCAGACCCGCCGATAA
- a CDS encoding ABC transporter permease, whose product MLIYLLRRVLLGLSVIIAAIIATFVLFYLGPNDPAGALCGRNCTPERVEQIETNLGLNKPKTEQFQRYVKGIVVGTSEKDGAQDCDAPCLGWSYVQNRSVTDRVVEAFPVTASIVGGGMIVYSFLGISLGVLTARYRGRWLDKSIVGSSQFVTSIPYYILALVFYLYAMKFYGLIPESAWTPLTQNPWAWFTGLLGVWLFYGAYVSAGYIRYIRAAMIDTQNQDYVRTARSKGISEFDVTVKHALRAAIAPFLTLLGMGVAAELTGAVFTERIFNLPGMGKLALDSVSTGDLPTISGTVIIGAVLIVIANILVDLMYGVVDPRVKLS is encoded by the coding sequence GTGCTGATCTACCTTCTGCGGCGAGTTCTACTGGGACTCAGCGTGATCATCGCCGCGATCATCGCGACGTTCGTCTTGTTCTATCTGGGACCGAACGATCCTGCGGGAGCGTTGTGTGGTCGTAACTGCACCCCGGAGCGCGTTGAGCAGATCGAGACCAACTTGGGCCTCAACAAGCCGAAGACCGAGCAATTCCAGCGGTACGTCAAGGGCATCGTGGTCGGCACCAGCGAAAAGGACGGTGCGCAGGACTGTGACGCGCCCTGTCTGGGTTGGTCCTACGTGCAGAATCGGTCGGTCACCGATCGAGTGGTCGAGGCCTTCCCCGTCACTGCCTCGATTGTCGGCGGCGGCATGATCGTCTACTCATTCTTGGGCATCAGTCTCGGGGTGCTGACCGCGCGCTATCGCGGAAGATGGCTCGACAAATCGATCGTCGGTTCCTCGCAGTTCGTCACCTCCATCCCGTACTACATCCTCGCGCTGGTCTTCTACCTGTACGCCATGAAGTTCTACGGCCTCATCCCGGAGAGCGCTTGGACGCCGCTCACCCAGAACCCATGGGCGTGGTTCACCGGTCTGCTCGGCGTATGGCTCTTCTACGGCGCCTATGTCTCTGCCGGGTACATCCGCTACATCCGTGCCGCGATGATCGACACGCAGAACCAGGACTACGTGCGTACTGCTCGTTCCAAGGGAATTTCGGAGTTCGACGTGACCGTTAAGCACGCACTGCGTGCCGCGATCGCTCCATTCCTGACCTTGCTCGGCATGGGTGTCGCCGCTGAGTTGACCGGCGCTGTCTTCACTGAACGAATCTTCAACCTCCCCGGAATGGGCAAGTTGGCGCTGGACTCGGTCAGCACCGGCGACCTCCCGACGATCTCCGGAACGGTCATCATCGGTGCCGTGCTCATCGTGATCGCCAACATCCTGGTCGACCTGATGTACGGAGTCGTGGACCCCCGCGTGAAGCTGTCGTGA